CAATATTAGAGAACACGCCGATCGCTGCTAAAAGCACCGCAACTAATTTCACTTTAGAAATGCTTTCTTTAAAGAAAATCCGTCCCATTACCACCATTACCAGCGGGAGCAATAAATAACCGAGCGATACACTCAACGCCCCGCCATTATTCGGCGCCCACAGAAACAACCACATTTGAAATCCCATCATAGCGGCGTTAAATAAAAAGACTAAAACTAACCAAGGTTGTTGACGAATGCGCTTTAAGTGTCTGACTAATAAATATTTTTGACGAAAAATAAACACTGCCGCTACCACAAAAGGTACGGTAAAGACGACACGATAACCAAAAATATCTTCTCCGCCCAAAGGAAGTAATAAGGTAGAAAAATAATAAATATAGCCAAATAATAACGAGGCAAGGAGCGAAAAACTGATTCCTTTTAACATAGCGATACCTTGAATTATCAGTTAAACCATTATAAAAGTGCGGTACAAAATTTCATAATTTCTCACTGCACTTTACCCCAACATTTCCCAAAATGCACGAATTATCGGTTGCTCAAGCCGCTTTCGTTGCACGCAAATCCCTAATTCAAAAGGATCAATTGGAAAATCCACTGCCAAGGTGGACACTTGGCTTATCATAGGGCTGTTTTTCATTACTACATCCGGCAACATTGCCACCCCGCAGCCCAGCGCCACCATCGGCATAATCCCTTCATGCCCAGACACTGTGGCATAAATTTTCGGATATTTAATTTTTTGTTGCTTAAACCATTGGTCAATACGCTGTCTTGCTGGTCCCTCCACTGGTAAAATAAACGGAATTTGCTGCCAATCAATTGGCGATTGTTGTAATAATTGCTTTGTTGGACAAGCGATACGCGGTGCAATTAACGATAATGGAATATCATCAATATAATGAAAAATAATACTGTTCGGCAAATGTGCTGGTCGTCCAGCAAAAGCTAAATCAATTTGTTGAGTTTGAATTTGCTGCACCGCCAATGCTGGATCACCGGTCGTCAATTGAATTTCTACCTTTGGATAGTGCGAACGAAAACGTTCCAAAATAGGTGGCAAATGACTATAGGCAGCCGTCACCGAGCAGAAAAGGCGCAATTCGCCGCTTAATTCCTGCGGATCAGTACTTAAAGATTGTTTAAATTGTAGCCATTGCTGCCAGTTTTGTTGCGCAAATAGGCGAAATTTTTCTCCGGCTTCGGTCAGCGACACCTGACGATTATCGCGCAGCAACAGCGTTTCCCCCAATTCTTCCTCCATACGCTGAATTTGGCGCGACAGCGTGGACGCCGACATAAAATTTTGACTGGCGGTTTGACTGAAATTTTTACTTTCGGCAAGGTGTAAAAATAAATGTAAATCGCGAAAGTCCATGGTTCACCCTCCTAAATTTGGTGAAATATTGGCGATATTTGCCAATAAAAGTGCGGTCATTTTTTGCTATGTTTTATTGCAAAAAATGCAATAATAAATCGCAATAATATCAATTTACGCAATGTAAAAAAAGCGATAATCTGTTTACAACAACATAAAACAATATGCAAACACAACATCATCCAAAATATAAAGGATCCTATTATGGCTAACTATTTCAATACATTAAACTTACGTCAACAACTTGACCAATTAGGTCGTTGTCGTTTTATGGACCGTGGCGAGTTCGCTGATGGTTGTAACTTCTTGAAAGGCAAGAAAATTGTTATCGTAGGTTGTGGCGCGCAAGGCTTAAACCAAGGTTTAAATATGCGCGATTCCGGTTTAGATATTGCTTATGCGTTGCGCGCTGAAGCGATTGCAGAAAAACGCGCGTCATTTACTCGTGCTTCCGAAAACGGTTTTAAAGTGGGTACTTACCAAGAATTAATTCCAACTGCTGATTTAGTGGTTAACTTAACCCCAGACAAACAACACTCCAAAGTAGTCGCTGATGTCATGCCATTGATGAAACAAGGTGCGGCATTCGGTTACTCACATGGTTTCAATATCGTTGAAGTGGGTGAACAAATTCGTAAAGACATTACCGTTGTGATGGTTGCGCCAAAATGTCCGGGTACCGAAGTGCGTGAAGAATATAAACGCGGTTTCGGCGTGCCAACCTTAATCGCGGTTCACCCTGAAAATGACCCGCAAGGCGAAGGAATGGCAATCGCGAAAGCCTGGGCATCTGCCACCGGTGGCGACCGTGCGGGTGTATTAGAATCATCTTTCGTCGCCGAAGTGAAATCTGACTTAATGGGCGAGCAAACCATCCTTTGCGGTATGTTGCAAGCTGGCTCCATCGTATGCTACGACAAATTAGTGGCAGATGGTAAAGATCCAGCCTATGCTAGTAAATTAATCCAATACGGTTGGGAAACCATTACCGAAGCCTTAAAACAAGGCGGAATTACCTTAATGATGGATCGTTTATCCAACTCTGCGAAAATCCGTGCCTTTGAATTAGCTGAAGAAATTAAAGCGCAATTAAATGATCTTTATTTAAAACATATGGACGACATCATCAGTGGCGAATTTTCCTCTACCATGATGGCAGACTGGGCGAGCGGTGACGCAAACTTGTTAAAATGGCGCGAAGAAACCGGCAAAACTGCCTTTGAAAATTCACCAAAAGCAGACAGCATCAAAATTTCCGAACAAGAATATTTTGATAATGGCGTAGTGATGGTGGCAATGGTAAAAGCCGGTGTTGAAATGGCATTTGATGCCATGGTAGCAAGCGGCATTTATGAAGAATCCGCATACTACGAATCATTACACGAATTACCGTTAATCGCTAACACCATCGCGCGTAAACGCTTATACGAAATGAACGTGGTGATTTCCGATACCGCAGAATACGGTAACTACCTATTCTCACACGTTGCAACCCCAATCCTTGCGGAAAAATTAATTCCAATGTTGCAAAAAGGTGACTTAGGCGAACCAACCCCAAGTGCGGAAATCGACAACGTTTACCTACGCGACATCAACGATGCCATCCGCAACCATCCGGTTGAATTAATCGGTCAAGAATTGCGCGGTTATATGACTGATATGAAACGTATTTCTGTTGGTGGTTAATTTTTAATTACAATTAAACAAAAGTGCGGTTAAAATGACCACACTTTTGTTTTATACAGAAAAATAAGCCCTATCTCCTCCGCCATAAACGCCATTCTCTTTTTACTTGAATTCATTTTTTTATTTCTTTTAAAAATGCAATAAATTTTTCATTTTTTATTTTAGCTTTCTTATTTTTCTACTCTTGATAAGCACTTTTTGCCTAAAAATGGGTCAGGACAAAAGAAAAAATTTGATCTCTGTAGCAAAATAGAACAAAAGTATTTGTTAAAACAAAAATTGAAATATATATTTCAAAATAAGAAAACGTTGCAAACTGTTTTCATCCTCGCATTGTTGTATGCAATGACCAGAAACCCGATATAAGGAAATTATTATGTTAGCTTTTATATCATTTGTTGGATTTACCGCTTTGGTTGCTGTGCTGGCGTGGTGGTACACTAGAAAAGACGATTTAAGCAATTCAGAAGGTTATTACCTTGCCGGTCGTTCACTAACCGCCACTTTTATTGCCGGTTCGATGTTGTTAACCAATCTCTCCACCGAACATTTAGTCGGCTTAAACGGATTAGCCTATCG
This sequence is a window from [Pasteurella] mairii. Protein-coding genes within it:
- the cmpR gene encoding DNA-binding transcriptional regulator IlvY, which codes for MDFRDLHLFLHLAESKNFSQTASQNFMSASTLSRQIQRMEEELGETLLLRDNRQVSLTEAGEKFRLFAQQNWQQWLQFKQSLSTDPQELSGELRLFCSVTAAYSHLPPILERFRSHYPKVEIQLTTGDPALAVQQIQTQQIDLAFAGRPAHLPNSIIFHYIDDIPLSLIAPRIACPTKQLLQQSPIDWQQIPFILPVEGPARQRIDQWFKQQKIKYPKIYATVSGHEGIMPMVALGCGVAMLPDVVMKNSPMISQVSTLAVDFPIDPFELGICVQRKRLEQPIIRAFWEMLG
- the ilvC gene encoding ketol-acid reductoisomerase; translation: MANYFNTLNLRQQLDQLGRCRFMDRGEFADGCNFLKGKKIVIVGCGAQGLNQGLNMRDSGLDIAYALRAEAIAEKRASFTRASENGFKVGTYQELIPTADLVVNLTPDKQHSKVVADVMPLMKQGAAFGYSHGFNIVEVGEQIRKDITVVMVAPKCPGTEVREEYKRGFGVPTLIAVHPENDPQGEGMAIAKAWASATGGDRAGVLESSFVAEVKSDLMGEQTILCGMLQAGSIVCYDKLVADGKDPAYASKLIQYGWETITEALKQGGITLMMDRLSNSAKIRAFELAEEIKAQLNDLYLKHMDDIISGEFSSTMMADWASGDANLLKWREETGKTAFENSPKADSIKISEQEYFDNGVVMVAMVKAGVEMAFDAMVASGIYEESAYYESLHELPLIANTIARKRLYEMNVVISDTAEYGNYLFSHVATPILAEKLIPMLQKGDLGEPTPSAEIDNVYLRDINDAIRNHPVELIGQELRGYMTDMKRISVGG